A genomic region of Kribbella sp. NBC_00382 contains the following coding sequences:
- a CDS encoding MFS transporter, giving the protein MGILSAPASVDKREYWGFSLYDWANSGYVTTVGTVLFAPYLTSVAETAACGRVGTTDDPCTTNLHVLGLGISPGSLAFYVVTVATLLSALVLPIVGAIADRSPRKKLLMCGFAWAGALAACCMVFVTDGRWALGALLLFLGNLCLGSSLVVYDSILIDIAGPDDRDDVSSRAWAFGYLGGFILLAINLGVVTAHDALGMDKATAVRLSLLSAGLWWGLFTFIPYRKLKNRPPANVVQVGGGNLIRQSFGQLFATLKHVRTYPMTLLFLVAYLFFNDGIQTVISVSSTYGEKQLGFETQILIMTILLVQFIAFFGALAFGRFAKRYGTKNTIMGGLVVWMLIVIAGFLLPAHQIAPFLAMGAAIGIVLGGTQALSRSAFSQLIPRGREAEYFSLYQAGERGTSWLGTLVFGLVHQITGSYRPAIVALGLFFVVGLVLLTRVDMRRGITEAGNTQPTVLV; this is encoded by the coding sequence ATGGGAATTCTCTCGGCCCCGGCGAGTGTCGACAAACGTGAGTACTGGGGCTTCAGCCTGTACGACTGGGCCAACTCCGGCTACGTGACGACGGTCGGCACGGTGCTCTTCGCGCCGTACCTGACCTCGGTCGCCGAGACCGCCGCCTGTGGCCGGGTCGGCACGACGGATGACCCCTGTACCACCAACCTGCACGTCCTCGGGCTCGGCATCTCGCCCGGCTCGCTCGCGTTCTACGTCGTCACGGTCGCCACCCTGCTCTCGGCGCTCGTCCTGCCGATCGTCGGCGCGATCGCGGACCGGTCGCCGCGCAAGAAGCTGCTGATGTGCGGTTTCGCCTGGGCCGGCGCGCTCGCGGCCTGCTGCATGGTCTTCGTCACCGACGGGCGGTGGGCGCTCGGCGCGCTGCTGCTGTTCCTCGGCAATCTGTGTCTCGGGTCGTCGCTGGTGGTCTACGACTCGATCCTGATCGACATCGCCGGGCCGGATGACCGCGACGACGTGTCGTCCCGGGCCTGGGCCTTCGGGTACCTCGGCGGCTTCATCCTGCTGGCGATCAACCTCGGGGTCGTCACCGCGCACGACGCGCTCGGCATGGACAAGGCGACCGCGGTCCGGCTGAGTCTGCTCAGCGCCGGGCTGTGGTGGGGGCTGTTCACCTTCATCCCGTACCGCAAGCTCAAGAACCGTCCGCCGGCGAACGTCGTACAGGTCGGTGGCGGGAACCTGATCCGGCAGAGCTTCGGGCAGCTGTTCGCGACGTTGAAGCACGTGCGGACCTATCCGATGACGTTGCTGTTCCTGGTCGCGTACCTGTTCTTCAACGACGGCATCCAGACCGTCATCTCGGTCTCCTCGACGTACGGGGAGAAGCAGCTCGGGTTCGAGACCCAGATCCTGATCATGACCATCCTGCTGGTCCAGTTCATCGCGTTCTTCGGCGCGCTCGCCTTCGGCCGGTTCGCCAAGAGGTACGGCACCAAGAACACGATCATGGGCGGCCTGGTCGTCTGGATGCTGATCGTCATCGCCGGCTTCCTGCTCCCCGCGCACCAGATCGCGCCGTTCCTGGCGATGGGCGCCGCCATCGGCATCGTCCTGGGCGGCACCCAAGCCCTCTCCCGCTCAGCCTTCAGCCAGCTGATCCCCCGAGGCCGCGAGGCCGAGTACTTCAGCCTGTACCAAGCAGGCGAACGCGGTACCTCGTGGCTCGGCACCCTCGTCTTCGGCCTGGTCCACCAGATCACCGGCTCCTACCGCCCGGCCATCGTCGCCCTCGGCCTCTTCTTCGTGGTCGGCCTAGTCCTCCTCACCCGCGTCGACATGCGCCGCGGCATCACGGAGGCGGGCAACACCCAACCAACCGTGCTGGTCTAA
- a CDS encoding glycerophosphodiester phosphodiesterase has translation MYPYLDHDGPIAMAHRGGALHPDNVGYENSMHAFEQAVGLGYQYVETDLHATSDGVVVAFHDSRLDRVTDRTGVIAELPWSEVRQAKINGHEPIPLLSEVLERFPKIRFNLDIKADNGVQPAARVLREHDAIDRVCVSSFSQDRVDLIRRELGERLATGFGQREIARLRFAPYRMVSRGACLQIPEYYGRLRVLTPGLLRRAHALGKQVHVWTVDNPADMHRLLDAGVDGLITDRTDLLRDVLIERGQWGSG, from the coding sequence GTGTATCCCTACCTCGACCACGACGGGCCGATCGCGATGGCCCACCGCGGCGGCGCTCTGCACCCGGACAACGTCGGCTACGAGAACTCGATGCACGCCTTCGAGCAGGCGGTCGGGCTCGGCTATCAGTACGTCGAGACCGACCTGCACGCGACGAGTGACGGGGTCGTGGTCGCCTTCCACGACAGTCGGCTCGACCGCGTCACCGACCGGACCGGGGTGATCGCCGAGCTGCCCTGGTCCGAGGTGCGGCAGGCGAAGATCAACGGGCACGAGCCGATCCCGCTGCTGTCCGAAGTACTCGAGCGCTTCCCCAAGATCCGCTTCAACCTGGACATCAAGGCCGACAACGGCGTCCAGCCGGCCGCCCGGGTGCTGCGCGAGCACGACGCGATCGACCGGGTCTGCGTGTCCTCCTTCTCCCAGGACCGCGTCGACCTGATCCGGCGCGAGCTGGGTGAGCGCCTGGCTACCGGCTTCGGGCAACGTGAGATCGCCCGGCTCCGCTTCGCGCCGTACCGGATGGTGTCGCGGGGAGCCTGCCTGCAGATCCCCGAGTACTACGGTCGCCTCCGCGTGCTCACCCCCGGCCTGCTCCGGCGAGCACATGCCCTCGGCAAGCAGGTGCACGTCTGGACCGTGGACAACCCGGCGGACATGCACCGGCTGCTCGACGCCGGTGTCGACGGGCTCATCACCGACCGGACCGACCTGCTCCGCGACGTACTGATCGAGCGGGGGCAGTGGGGCAGCGGCTGA
- a CDS encoding aminotransferase class V-fold PLP-dependent enzyme, whose protein sequence is MTVLSPRPDLWTLDPDVLHLNHGSFGAVPRRTQELLASLRAETEANPMRWFRSVAERLTASRLKLAAFLETDPSGFALVSNASAGVTAALSAIPIPAGSKLVLTNHTYGAVRYAAERFAKANRAEVVVVDVPLEADDDAVVAAIEAALDDRTAALIVDQISSATAMVFPIQRLAALCRSLGIPSIVDGAHAPALLDAPAEDGADFWTGNFHKWPAAPRATAGLVVAEQWRTATLPLIVSWSEYDERLPERFDQQGTADYASWIAAPESLRVLEELEWPRRRGELSALVDEGARIVAKALGTSVADVAHPAATMRLVELPFPDERSPDAGEAFKAKVSRELKAEITLTGFDTRVFIRLSAHAYNSLQDYQQLAERLPALL, encoded by the coding sequence GTGACGGTACTCAGCCCCCGCCCCGACCTGTGGACCCTCGACCCCGATGTGCTGCATCTGAATCATGGCTCGTTCGGCGCCGTACCGCGGCGTACGCAGGAACTGCTCGCCTCGCTGCGCGCCGAGACCGAGGCGAACCCGATGCGCTGGTTCCGCTCGGTCGCGGAGCGCCTGACGGCGAGCCGCCTGAAGCTGGCCGCCTTCCTGGAGACCGACCCCTCCGGCTTCGCGCTCGTCTCGAATGCCAGCGCCGGAGTGACGGCCGCGCTCAGCGCGATCCCGATCCCCGCAGGCAGCAAGCTCGTACTGACCAACCACACCTACGGTGCCGTCCGGTACGCCGCTGAGCGCTTCGCCAAGGCCAACCGGGCCGAGGTAGTCGTGGTCGACGTCCCGCTGGAGGCTGACGACGATGCCGTCGTCGCGGCTATCGAGGCGGCGCTGGACGACCGGACCGCGGCCCTGATCGTCGACCAGATCAGCTCGGCGACCGCAATGGTCTTCCCGATCCAGCGACTCGCCGCGTTGTGCCGCTCCCTGGGCATCCCGTCGATCGTCGACGGCGCCCACGCACCCGCTCTGCTGGACGCACCGGCCGAGGACGGCGCCGACTTCTGGACCGGCAACTTCCACAAGTGGCCGGCCGCACCCCGCGCGACGGCCGGCCTCGTGGTGGCTGAGCAGTGGCGTACTGCGACGCTGCCGCTGATCGTGAGCTGGTCGGAGTACGACGAACGCCTGCCTGAGCGCTTCGACCAGCAGGGCACGGCCGACTACGCGTCGTGGATCGCGGCGCCCGAGTCACTCCGCGTGCTGGAAGAGCTGGAGTGGCCGCGCCGGCGTGGTGAGCTGTCGGCGCTGGTCGACGAGGGCGCCCGGATCGTCGCCAAGGCCCTCGGCACCTCAGTGGCCGACGTCGCCCATCCCGCAGCGACCATGCGCCTGGTGGAACTGCCCTTCCCGGACGAGCGCTCACCGGATGCGGGGGAGGCGTTCAAGGCGAAGGTGTCGCGTGAGCTGAAGGCCGAGATCACCCTGACAGGCTTCGACACCCGCGTCTTCATCCGGCTCTCGGCCCACGCCTACAACAGCCTTCAGGACTACCAGCAGCTGGCTGAGCGGTTGCCTGCGCTGCTCTGA
- a CDS encoding class I SAM-dependent DNA methyltransferase, whose product MTSDIRASYDVAAADYAKLLDHFLAENPYDRAMLDLFGELVTGRVGDLGCGPGRITPYLASRGLDAFGLDLSPGMVEVAREAHPELTFEVGDLLDLDLPDGELGGALAWYSLVHTPPEELPIVFAEIHRVLAPGGVLLHAFKIGTDGYHLDQAYGHELSLDVYQYQPAEITALLISAGFTEVASFVHAPLEYEKQPQGYLLVRKD is encoded by the coding sequence ATGACCTCTGACATCCGGGCGTCCTACGACGTCGCCGCCGCTGACTACGCGAAGCTGCTGGACCACTTCCTCGCCGAGAACCCGTACGACCGGGCGATGCTCGACCTGTTCGGCGAGCTTGTCACCGGCCGGGTCGGCGATCTCGGCTGCGGGCCCGGCCGGATCACCCCGTACCTGGCCTCGCGCGGGCTGGATGCCTTCGGGCTCGACCTCTCACCGGGGATGGTCGAGGTGGCCCGGGAGGCCCACCCGGAGCTGACCTTCGAGGTCGGCGATCTGCTCGACCTCGACCTACCCGATGGCGAGCTCGGCGGTGCGCTCGCGTGGTACTCGCTCGTTCACACCCCGCCCGAGGAGCTGCCGATCGTCTTCGCGGAGATCCATCGGGTGCTGGCGCCCGGTGGAGTCTTGCTGCACGCCTTCAAGATCGGCACGGACGGCTATCACCTCGACCAGGCTTACGGTCATGAGCTGTCGCTCGACGTCTACCAGTACCAGCCGGCGGAGATCACAGCGTTGTTGATCTCCGCCGGCTTCACTGAGGTCGCGTCCTTCGTCCATGCCCCGCTGGAGTACGAGAAGCAGCCCCAGGGCTATCTGCTGGTTCGCAAGGACTAG
- a CDS encoding carbohydrate ABC transporter permease, producing the protein MSSTAVVGGPRPHKNYLLSVVAILVSIVVFLVPFAFIVLTAVKDRQQASLLDFSWPHQFHFVQNFIDVVQARDYMLIIAFINSSILTVASVAGMVVLAAMAAFVLQRKASRWNGLINFLVLAGLIIPPAVVPTIWVLQRIGLFRTMPGLILVEIAFGLSFCVLLFRAFVATIPRELDEAAIIDGAGPLRLFFQVIFPLLRSVIVTVVVVQSVVVFNDFVNPLYFLPGDKNATVQLTLYNFSSQFTTQYNLLFMNILLITIPPLVMFLFFNRQIVAGMTAGAIKG; encoded by the coding sequence GTGAGCAGTACGGCAGTCGTCGGCGGCCCCCGGCCGCACAAGAACTACCTGCTCAGCGTGGTGGCGATCCTGGTCTCGATCGTCGTCTTCCTGGTGCCGTTCGCGTTCATCGTGCTGACCGCGGTCAAGGATCGTCAGCAGGCATCCCTGCTCGACTTCTCCTGGCCGCACCAGTTCCACTTCGTGCAGAACTTCATCGACGTCGTGCAGGCGCGCGACTACATGCTGATCATCGCGTTCATCAACAGCTCCATCCTCACCGTCGCGAGCGTGGCCGGGATGGTCGTGCTGGCGGCGATGGCGGCCTTCGTCCTGCAGCGCAAGGCGAGTCGCTGGAACGGCCTGATCAACTTCCTGGTGCTGGCCGGGCTGATCATCCCGCCGGCGGTGGTCCCGACGATCTGGGTGCTCCAGCGCATCGGCCTGTTCCGGACGATGCCCGGCCTGATCCTGGTCGAGATCGCCTTCGGCCTGTCCTTCTGCGTCCTGCTCTTCCGGGCGTTCGTCGCCACCATCCCGCGCGAACTGGACGAGGCGGCCATCATCGACGGCGCCGGACCGCTCCGGCTCTTCTTCCAGGTGATCTTCCCACTGCTGCGCTCCGTCATCGTGACGGTCGTCGTGGTCCAGTCCGTCGTCGTCTTCAACGACTTCGTCAATCCCCTGTACTTCCTGCCCGGCGACAAGAACGCCACCGTCCAGCTCACCCTCTACAACTTCTCCAGCCAGTTCACCACCCAGTACAACCTGCTCTTCATGAACATCCTGCTGATCACCATCCCCCCGCTGGTGATGTTCCTGTTCTTCAACCGCCAGATCGTCGCCGGCATGACCGCCGGCGCCATCAAGGGCTAG
- a CDS encoding carbohydrate ABC transporter permease, producing the protein MATTSIDTSTKTRAAVAGPDRGRLRSPYSTWFYLPAAIVYGVLFAIPTFASFYFSLTRWSIFESRFIGFGNFATFFQEPALVKGFTNTLIYAVVTSGAKVVLGLLLAVLLTSQIVARGYLRSVVFFPVLVSTIGVGLTFTVLMNPERGLINSALSVLGVDGPGWLTDPKYALLSVVLVDVWKGVGLATLIYIAGIVSIPAEYLEAAKVDGATGWQSFRRIVLPLARPATVTVIILSLIGGLRSFDLIWAMTRGGPGFTSDVIASVIYKQYQAGFYGLSTAGNVVLFVVVTAIVLPLSRFLNRKEVEL; encoded by the coding sequence ATGGCCACGACGTCGATCGACACGTCCACGAAGACCCGCGCGGCCGTCGCCGGACCCGACCGTGGCCGGCTGCGGAGCCCGTACTCGACCTGGTTCTACCTCCCGGCGGCGATCGTCTACGGGGTGCTGTTCGCGATCCCGACCTTCGCCTCGTTCTACTTCAGCCTGACCCGGTGGAGCATCTTCGAGTCGCGGTTCATCGGGTTCGGCAACTTCGCCACGTTCTTCCAGGAGCCCGCCCTGGTGAAGGGCTTCACCAACACGCTGATCTACGCCGTCGTCACGTCCGGGGCGAAGGTGGTCCTGGGCCTGCTGCTGGCCGTCCTGCTCACCTCGCAGATCGTTGCCCGTGGCTACCTTCGGTCGGTGGTCTTCTTCCCGGTCCTGGTCTCCACGATCGGCGTCGGCCTGACCTTCACCGTGCTGATGAACCCCGAACGCGGGCTGATCAACAGCGCGTTGTCGGTGCTCGGGGTCGATGGGCCGGGCTGGCTCACAGATCCGAAGTACGCGCTGCTGTCGGTCGTCCTGGTCGACGTGTGGAAGGGCGTCGGGTTGGCGACGTTGATCTACATCGCGGGGATCGTGTCGATCCCGGCGGAGTACCTGGAGGCAGCGAAGGTCGACGGGGCGACCGGCTGGCAGAGCTTCCGGCGGATCGTACTGCCGCTCGCGCGGCCGGCCACCGTGACGGTGATCATCTTGTCGCTGATCGGTGGCCTGCGGTCGTTCGACCTGATCTGGGCGATGACGCGGGGCGGTCCCGGCTTCACCTCGGACGTGATCGCGTCGGTGATCTACAAGCAGTACCAGGCCGGCTTCTACGGCTTGTCGACCGCGGGCAACGTCGTGCTGTTCGTCGTGGTGACGGCGATCGTGCTGCCGTTGTCGCGGTTCCTCAACCGTAAGGAGGTGGAGCTGTGA